The Pseudomonadota bacterium sequence GACGAGGCTCAGAAAAACATCTTCCTGGAACTTGCATCTATGGAGCGTGGACACAAGAGCAAACTCGAAGATATATATACAAATATGGCATTTCCTGAATCCTGGTAGCATCACTTTAACCGTTTAATATTATTGACGGCATGGAAGCGTTTCTTGGAGTTATCACAGGTATAGGGCTGAGTGCCGCCTGCGGTTTCAGGATTTTCGTTCCTCTTCTTGTGATGAACCTTGCAATAAGAAACGGATTTCTTCATATTGCACCAGGTTTTGAATGGATAGGGAGTGAAGTTGCAACAATAGCATTTTCTATTGCCACTGCCCTTGAAATCATCGCCTACTATACCCCCTGGCTTGATAATCTGCTTGACACAATCGCCTCACCGGTCTCGATCATTGCTGGGACGATTGCTGCCGCGTCCGTAGTAACCGATCTATCACCATCATTCCGGTGGATACTGGCAATCATCGCCGGTGGAGGTACGGCAGGTATAATGCAGGGAATAACGACAGTACTCAGGGTAAAATCTTCTCTGGCTACCGGGGGCATCGGCAATGTCGTTGTTGCCAGCATTGAACTTGCAGGCTCTCTGATTACTGCGGTATTGGCAATCATTATTCCGGCCATCTGCTTTATCATCGTAGTAGCCCTCTGCGCCTTCATCATTCATAAAGTGGGCTATCACTTTTTCAGAAAATCAGAAAATTAGCCGGATAAAATTGTACTACTATTGGCAGTTTATACAATCATCTTTATAACACAGCACCATCTGGCCTGTCAGGGGGCTTTGCTCTCAAACCGTCAATCAGTATCCGACTCACTTCATGATGGTGTTCGACAAGATCGTATTTTTCTCCCTTAAGAAGCCAGCGGCATACCATATGTTCTAGAATACCCAGAATTAAATGTCGCAGAATAAAAATGTCGGTATCCCGCCGAATTGTTCCTTCATCCTGTCCTTCTGTTATGATATTCACCACCTGGCTGACAGATTGCTTCAAAAAATCGTACGTTTCAGTCTGGACAAAAGCCTTACTTACCCGCATCTCGAGCAGCAGTATTCGTCCATAACCGGGGTTGATTTGAAAAAAATAGAGAAAGTACCACACGAATTTCCTGATTTTGTTAAAAGCGCCTGAGATGCCTTCCAGATGCAATTCGAGCTGACTGCAGAATTCTTTTGTTTTTTCTATGGGGATTGAAAAGAACAAATCTTCTTTGCTTTTGAAATACTTGTAGATCGTTCCATCGGCAATCCCTACTTTTTGAGCTATTTCGGAGATACTTGCATCCCGGAAATCTTTATCGCCGAAAACTTCAATGGCTGCCTGAATGATGGTTTCTCTGCTGGTAATCTTCTTAGACATTATTTACTCCAGTTTTCACAGATATACACTTAGAAGTTACCATATATTTCCCATCGTATTCTATAATGAAATATGTAATTTATGTGCGATCTATCCAGGTCATATCATAAATGGCTTCAATATATTCTAAAATGTTCTGTCTTACAATTGATATATGTTCGGATAGATATCCTCTATGCCTTGACGTTCCGCCAAAAGCTTACCACGTCTGCCGTCACGCTGCCCGATGTCTTCAATTTTGACTCTGCCTCCTTTTTTGACCAGATCGTTTCCGGTCTTGTCTGCACGAAGAAAATATTTTCAGGAAAGGGCAGGTCCTTGTCTATAACCCATTCGATGT is a genomic window containing:
- a CDS encoding TetR/AcrR family transcriptional regulator, whose translation is MSKKITSRETIIQAAIEVFGDKDFRDASISEIAQKVGIADGTIYKYFKSKEDLFFSIPIEKTKEFCSQLELHLEGISGAFNKIRKFVWYFLYFFQINPGYGRILLLEMRVSKAFVQTETYDFLKQSVSQVVNIITEGQDEGTIRRDTDIFILRHLILGILEHMVCRWLLKGEKYDLVEHHHEVSRILIDGLRAKPPDRPDGAVL
- a CDS encoding DUF4126 domain-containing protein, coding for MEAFLGVITGIGLSAACGFRIFVPLLVMNLAIRNGFLHIAPGFEWIGSEVATIAFSIATALEIIAYYTPWLDNLLDTIASPVSIIAGTIAAASVVTDLSPSFRWILAIIAGGGTAGIMQGITTVLRVKSSLATGGIGNVVVASIELAGSLITAVLAIIIPAICFIIVVALCAFIIHKVGYHFFRKSEN